A genomic region of Conger conger chromosome 6, fConCon1.1, whole genome shotgun sequence contains the following coding sequences:
- the ndufs3 gene encoding NADH dehydrogenase [ubiquinone] iron-sulfur protein 3, mitochondrial has product MAASFVRLLCGGLSRSFNSAYWNAGQHARLETTSAEIRPTVRPKDTVTQDHLSAFGGYVAEMLPKYVQQVQVTCFNELEVMIHPDGIVPVLTFLRDHTNAQFRNMTDLTAVDIPTRQNRFEIVYNLLSLRYNSRIRVKTYTDELTPLDSSVSVHQAGNWYEREVWDMYGVFFANHPDLRRILTDYGFEGHPFRKDFPLSGYVELRYDDEVKRVVAEPVELSQEFRKFDLNSPWEVFPAHRQPTDTPKLESGDQKP; this is encoded by the exons ATGGCGGCTTCCTTCGTTCGTCTTCTTTGTGGAGGGCTGAGTAGAAGTTTTAATT CTGCCTATTGGAATGCTGGTCAGCATGCAAGGTTGGAGACTACTTCGGCTGAGATCAGAC CCACCGTCAGGCCCAAGGATACCGTTACACAAGACCACCTTTCAGCTTTTGGAGGGTATGTTGCAGAGATGCTCCCTAAGTATGTGCAGCAAGTCCAG GTGACTTGTTTCAATGAGCTAGAGGTAATGATACACCCTGATGGGATCGTTCCTGTGCTCACGTTCCTGCGGGATCACACCAATGCCCAGTTCAGGAACATGACAGACCTCACTGCAGTGGATATCCCAACACGCCAGAATCGCTTTGAG ATCGTATACAACCTGCTCTCACTTCGTTACAACTCCCGGATCCGAGTGAAGACATACACGGACGAACTGACCCCTTTAGACTCCTCGGTCTCTGTCCATCAGGCTGGAAACTGGTATGAGAGGGAG gTGTGGGACATGTACGGAGTTTTCTTTGCAAACCATCCAGATCTCCGAAGGATTCTCACAGATTATGGATTTGAAGGGCATCCATTCAGAAAGGATTTTCCTCTCTCAGGATATGTTGAG CTGCGTTATGATGATGAGGTGAAGAGGGTGGTAGCTGAGCCTGTGGAACTATCTCAGGAGTTCCGCAAATTTGACCTGAACAGCCCCTGGGAGGTTTTCCCCGCCCACCGCCAGCCCACAGACACTCCCAAGTTGGAGTCTGGAGATCAGAAGCCATAG